The following coding sequences are from one Candidatus Nanopelagicus hibericus window:
- a CDS encoding NAD(P)(+) transhydrogenase (Re/Si-specific) subunit beta, producing MSRDLYDLIGLAAGICFILALKGLSSPKSARRGNLIGAVGATVATVIVFFYANGGKPLHNQTLILAAIAFGTLVGVPAARKVQMTQMPQLVALFNGVGGGAAALVAIVEYLKLGDEATVAVVVATVFTVIVGCVSFSGSIITFLKLQELMTTRPVVFPFGRQIIALTLIGVLVSGGWVISSGGTTPLLVNGLLSLLFGVLFVLPVGGADVPIVISLLNAFTGLTVAASGYVLQTTLLIVAGTLVGASGTILTKLMAQAMGRSLFGTLFGAFTAKAQIGSSTSDTRPVKSGSADDVAILLNYAQRVVIVPGFGLAVAQAQHTVRELADLLASKGVEVAYGIHPVAGRMPGHMNVLLAEANVPYEQLVEMEEINPTFPQTDVVLVVGANDVVNPAAKTTPGCPIYGMPILDVALAGNVIFLKRSMRPGFAGIENELLYEAKTTLLFGDAKDSLTKVVSALKAL from the coding sequence ATGAGTCGTGATCTCTATGATCTAATTGGCTTAGCTGCTGGTATTTGTTTTATTTTGGCGCTAAAAGGACTTTCATCTCCAAAATCAGCACGTCGGGGCAACTTGATCGGCGCAGTTGGTGCAACTGTGGCGACGGTAATAGTTTTCTTTTATGCAAATGGCGGAAAACCGCTACACAATCAAACTTTAATTTTGGCAGCAATTGCCTTTGGAACTTTAGTGGGTGTACCAGCTGCTCGTAAGGTGCAGATGACCCAAATGCCACAACTAGTAGCGCTATTTAATGGTGTTGGTGGTGGGGCTGCTGCGCTAGTTGCAATTGTTGAGTATTTAAAGCTTGGGGATGAGGCAACGGTAGCGGTGGTAGTTGCTACCGTCTTTACAGTGATTGTTGGTTGCGTCTCATTTTCAGGCTCAATTATTACCTTCCTTAAATTGCAAGAGTTAATGACTACCAGACCTGTGGTGTTTCCATTTGGCCGTCAAATAATTGCGTTGACATTGATTGGCGTATTAGTCAGTGGTGGTTGGGTTATCTCATCCGGTGGGACTACCCCACTTCTAGTAAATGGGCTCTTATCATTGCTGTTTGGTGTTCTATTTGTGCTTCCAGTCGGGGGTGCAGATGTTCCAATTGTTATCTCACTACTTAATGCATTTACTGGATTAACTGTTGCCGCCTCAGGTTATGTGCTGCAAACAACCTTGTTAATAGTTGCTGGAACATTAGTTGGCGCCTCTGGAACTATATTGACTAAGTTAATGGCGCAAGCAATGGGGCGATCACTCTTCGGCACCTTGTTCGGTGCCTTTACTGCCAAAGCGCAGATTGGATCGAGCACATCAGATACTCGCCCAGTAAAATCAGGTTCTGCCGATGATGTTGCAATACTTCTCAATTACGCCCAAAGAGTAGTAATAGTTCCCGGCTTTGGTTTAGCGGTCGCTCAAGCCCAGCACACAGTTAGAGAGTTGGCAGATCTATTAGCATCAAAAGGTGTTGAAGTAGCTTATGGAATTCACCCAGTTGCAGGTCGTATGCCAGGACACATGAATGTGTTGCTAGCTGAAGCAAATGTTCCTTATGAGCAATTAGTTGAGATGGAGGAGATTAATCCAACTTTCCCACAAACTGATGTTGTCTTAGTAGTTGGTGCAAATGATGTGGTTAATCCAGCAGCAAAGACCACCCCAGGTTGTCCCATCTATGGCATGCCAATATTAGATGTGGCGTTAGCTGGCAATGTGATATTTCTGAAAAGATCAATGCGGCCCGGCTTTGCTGGCATTGAAAATGAACTGCTTTATGAGGCGAAGACCACACTGTTGTTTGGTGACGCGAAGGATTCGCTAACAAAGGTAGTTAGTGCATTAAAGGCGTTATAG
- a CDS encoding pirin family protein: MPAVTVKDITVLPRVAGDASIPSRRVKSITTAPQGHEGEGFPVRRAFAGVDLADLDPFIHLDQMGEVEYAPGEPKGTPWHPHRGFETVTYIIDGIFDHYDNHGGGGTISNGDTQWMTAGAGILHIETPPEHLVVSGGLFHGFQLWVNLPADKKWSPPAYQDLRASDVALLSSSDGGALLRVIAGEVAGHKGPGATQTPITLVHATLQPGAELRIPWNPSYNALAYVLNGFGTVGDEKHAIKTGQLVTYRDGDQIVITADLNQESRAPTMDVLILGGLPIREPVAWMGPFVMNTKSEVLKAFDDFQKGVLGVVPPDWNKAKRPAQRDGIGYKLSGDLKGVHGTPEELQQT; this comes from the coding sequence TTGCCAGCAGTAACTGTTAAAGATATAACTGTTCTACCAAGGGTTGCGGGTGATGCATCGATTCCATCTAGAAGAGTTAAAAGTATTACCACCGCCCCACAAGGCCACGAGGGTGAGGGCTTTCCAGTTCGCCGCGCATTTGCAGGAGTTGATTTAGCAGATTTAGATCCATTTATTCATTTAGATCAAATGGGCGAGGTTGAGTACGCACCCGGTGAACCAAAAGGTACACCGTGGCATCCACATCGCGGGTTTGAAACTGTCACATACATTATTGATGGCATCTTTGATCATTACGATAATCATGGCGGGGGCGGAACTATTTCTAACGGTGATACTCAATGGATGACTGCAGGGGCCGGTATTTTACATATTGAAACTCCGCCAGAGCATTTAGTTGTTAGTGGCGGTTTATTTCATGGCTTTCAACTTTGGGTTAACCTACCGGCGGATAAAAAATGGTCTCCTCCTGCTTATCAGGATTTACGAGCATCTGATGTTGCATTGTTGTCTTCAAGTGATGGTGGCGCACTTCTTAGAGTTATTGCTGGCGAAGTTGCAGGGCATAAGGGTCCTGGCGCAACGCAAACTCCCATCACTTTAGTGCACGCAACTTTGCAACCAGGCGCTGAATTAAGAATCCCGTGGAATCCTTCTTACAATGCATTAGCTTATGTATTGAATGGATTTGGAACTGTTGGTGATGAAAAGCATGCGATTAAAACTGGTCAACTTGTTACTTATCGAGATGGTGATCAAATAGTTATTACTGCTGATTTAAATCAAGAATCTCGAGCACCTACTATGGATGTTTTAATATTAGGTGGACTACCAATCAGAGAGCCAGTTGCTTGGATGGGTCCATTTGTTATGAACACCAAATCTGAAGTTTTAAAAGCATTTGATGATTTTCAAAAGGGTGTTCTGGGTGTTGTGCCCCCTGACTGGAACAAAGCAAAAAGGCCAGCACAGCGCGATGGAATTGGCTACAAACTCAGTGGAGATCTAAAGGGCGTGCACGGAACTCCCGAGGAGTTACAACAGACTTAA
- the pnuC gene encoding nicotinamide riboside transporter PnuC, whose product MSILEWLFEAQIQFGSKSITYREIIGGLLGLSSAVLGLKRKVLAWPVGITGDALLFTVFLGAVFSFGADGDEKTFYGQAGRNLLLIFVSIYGWVRWNQHRKSGAPGTPPVIPRWTTTKEKMVLVPAIIIFYTLAYQLFKSLGQTGTWLAVDTWIFTGTALATFGMSRGYVEFWLVWVAVDLVGVPFAFSNGYYPTGTLYAIYLPFVIWGFISWLKISKREKVNS is encoded by the coding sequence ATGTCCATTTTAGAATGGCTGTTTGAAGCACAAATCCAATTCGGAAGTAAATCAATTACCTACCGCGAAATAATTGGTGGGTTATTGGGTCTTTCAAGTGCAGTTCTAGGATTGAAACGAAAGGTACTTGCTTGGCCAGTTGGAATTACTGGGGATGCATTACTTTTTACCGTATTTCTTGGTGCGGTATTTTCATTTGGCGCCGATGGTGATGAAAAGACTTTTTATGGCCAAGCTGGCCGTAATCTGCTTTTAATCTTTGTCAGTATTTATGGTTGGGTTCGCTGGAATCAACATCGTAAATCTGGCGCGCCAGGCACACCACCCGTAATCCCGCGTTGGACGACCACCAAAGAAAAAATGGTGTTAGTGCCAGCGATCATTATCTTTTACACCCTGGCTTATCAATTGTTTAAGTCTTTGGGTCAAACCGGTACCTGGTTAGCAGTTGATACTTGGATCTTCACCGGAACCGCACTCGCTACCTTTGGTATGAGCCGTGGTTATGTTGAGTTTTGGCTAGTTTGGGTTGCAGTTGATTTAGTTGGCGTGCCATTTGCTTTCAGTAATGGTTACTACCCAACAGGAACCTTGTATGCAATTTACTTACCTTTTGTTATCTGGGGCTTTATTTCATGGCTTAAGATTTCAAAGCGCGAAAAGGTAAATTCTTAA
- the argG gene encoding argininosuccinate synthase produces the protein MSKVLSSLPVGQKVGIAFSGGLDTSVAVAWMKSKGATPCTYTADLGQYDEKNIETVPNRAKEYGAEIARLVDCKSALVEEGLAALACGAFHITTAGRAYFNTTPLGRAVTGTLLVRAMLADNVLIWGDGSTYKGNDIERFYRYGLLANPKLKIYKPWLDKDFVAELGGRKEMSNWLADHKLPYKDATEKAYSTDANILGATHEAKLLENLDSSIEIVEPIMGVKFWDQGVKIDSEDVSVEFVQGRPVSINKKIIKDPVALIKEVNAIGGRHGLGMSDQIENRIIEAKSRGIYEAPGMALLFIAYERLVSAIHNEDTIATYHEQGRKLGRLLYEGRWFDPQALMLRQSLTSWIASTITGSVTIRLRRGDDYSIINTKGENFSYSPEKLSMEKTQDAAFGPADRIGQLTMRNLDIEDTRSKLELYASQGQLSSADFDLIKEIGNDNK, from the coding sequence ATGTCAAAAGTTCTTTCATCCCTACCAGTTGGTCAAAAAGTTGGTATTGCATTTAGTGGTGGATTAGACACCTCGGTAGCAGTTGCATGGATGAAAAGCAAAGGTGCAACTCCTTGCACCTACACCGCAGATCTTGGTCAGTACGATGAAAAAAACATTGAAACTGTGCCAAACCGTGCAAAAGAGTATGGCGCAGAGATCGCTCGCCTTGTTGATTGTAAGAGTGCGTTAGTTGAAGAAGGATTGGCAGCACTTGCCTGCGGTGCTTTTCATATAACAACCGCTGGCAGGGCTTATTTTAATACCACACCCCTTGGCAGAGCAGTTACTGGCACATTATTAGTACGAGCAATGCTTGCAGATAATGTTTTAATTTGGGGAGATGGTTCTACCTATAAAGGCAATGACATTGAACGTTTTTATCGTTACGGATTATTAGCTAATCCAAAACTTAAGATTTATAAGCCATGGCTTGATAAAGACTTTGTTGCCGAACTTGGTGGTCGCAAAGAGATGTCAAATTGGCTAGCAGATCACAAGCTGCCATATAAGGACGCCACAGAAAAGGCATACAGTACCGATGCAAATATTTTGGGTGCTACCCATGAAGCAAAATTACTTGAGAATCTAGATTCCAGTATTGAAATTGTTGAGCCGATTATGGGAGTTAAGTTTTGGGATCAAGGCGTGAAGATTGACAGCGAGGATGTGTCAGTTGAATTTGTTCAGGGCCGACCAGTTTCAATAAATAAAAAAATTATCAAAGATCCAGTTGCTTTGATCAAAGAAGTAAATGCAATCGGAGGCCGTCATGGTCTTGGTATGAGTGATCAAATTGAGAATCGAATTATTGAGGCAAAGAGCCGTGGTATTTATGAAGCACCAGGAATGGCGCTGTTATTTATTGCCTATGAGAGATTAGTTAGTGCCATTCATAACGAGGACACTATCGCCACCTACCATGAGCAGGGCCGCAAATTAGGAAGATTATTGTATGAGGGGCGTTGGTTTGATCCCCAAGCTCTAATGCTTCGTCAATCCTTAACTAGCTGGATAGCATCAACAATTACTGGTTCGGTCACAATTAGATTGCGTCGTGGGGATGATTACTCAATTATTAATACCAAGGGTGAAAACTTTTCATACTCACCTGAGAAGTTATCTATGGAGAAAACCCAGGACGCAGCTTTTGGGCCAGCCGATCGAATCGGACAATTGACCATGCGAAATCTTGATATTGAAGATACTAGAAGCAAATTAGAGTTGTATGCATCACAGGGACAACTTAGTAGCGCTGACTTTGATCTCATAAAAGAAATAGGCAACGATAACAAGTAG
- a CDS encoding type II secretion system F family protein: MSNTKIYILLLIAPAVIFSIRIILIEVANIISVSNYAFTLSWLKNLIGTLTGSQVKQNEINEELVNILQMLSIMISAGESPMMAMRYVSRRAKGYLPELINLSFQKYATGNNLAQTMEFIAAATGSTQVRRLTNSIQIASERGTPILEVLNNQVQSLNKQINLSLLKKSGKSEIALLIPVVFLILPISISFAIWPSIYGLNQAGF, encoded by the coding sequence ATGAGCAATACCAAAATATATATTTTATTACTGATTGCCCCTGCTGTCATATTTTCAATCAGAATTATTCTAATTGAAGTAGCTAATATTATTTCTGTTTCAAATTATGCATTCACCTTAAGTTGGCTTAAAAACCTAATTGGAACTCTCACTGGCAGCCAAGTAAAGCAAAATGAAATCAATGAGGAATTGGTAAATATCTTGCAAATGCTCTCCATTATGATTTCAGCTGGTGAAAGTCCAATGATGGCCATGCGGTATGTATCAAGGCGCGCAAAGGGTTATTTACCAGAGTTGATCAATTTAAGTTTTCAAAAATATGCAACTGGAAACAACCTTGCTCAAACCATGGAATTTATTGCTGCAGCAACCGGCTCGACTCAGGTACGGCGACTTACTAACTCTATTCAAATTGCAAGTGAGCGGGGTACTCCAATACTGGAGGTCCTCAATAATCAGGTGCAATCTCTGAATAAGCAGATAAATCTTTCGCTCTTAAAAAAATCTGGTAAGAGCGAAATAGCCTTATTGATCCCAGTGGTCTTTTTAATCCTGCCAATATCAATAAGTTTTGCTATTTGGCCCTCTATCTATGGCTTAAACCAAGCGGGGTTTTAA
- a CDS encoding type II secretion system F family protein: MQKLTVIALFISIFISIYLIYSANQKKRINLNRASAWPEVLDLIIASLQSGASITESLAQLGRIGPNVIRADFQKFSETISMGDNFESALGKLKETFADPISDQLFESLYFAAKFGSKNTIKILRELSEYVSSDLALRAEINTRFGWVRNSANLAAFAPWILLLILRTQENARVAYEQSFGQVIMIVGVIATLLAYLWMNKIARLPKPKRLFTLAMVDK; encoded by the coding sequence ATGCAGAAATTAACAGTAATAGCACTCTTCATTTCAATATTCATTTCGATTTATTTAATTTATAGCGCTAATCAAAAGAAGAGAATTAACCTAAATAGAGCAAGTGCTTGGCCAGAGGTCCTTGATTTGATAATTGCCTCGCTACAATCAGGGGCATCAATCACTGAAAGTCTGGCTCAGTTAGGCAGAATTGGCCCAAATGTAATTCGCGCCGATTTTCAGAAATTTTCAGAAACTATCTCTATGGGTGATAATTTTGAATCAGCGCTGGGTAAGTTAAAAGAAACCTTTGCCGATCCGATATCAGATCAATTGTTTGAATCTTTATATTTCGCTGCCAAATTTGGTAGCAAAAATACCATCAAAATTCTGCGAGAATTATCTGAGTATGTATCTTCAGATTTAGCACTCCGGGCTGAGATTAATACCAGGTTTGGCTGGGTTAGGAACTCTGCGAACTTAGCTGCGTTTGCACCCTGGATCCTATTGTTAATTTTGCGAACTCAGGAAAATGCCAGAGTTGCTTACGAGCAATCTTTTGGACAAGTAATCATGATTGTTGGCGTAATCGCAACCTTACTTGCGTATTTATGGATGAATAAAATAGCAAGATTACCCAAGCCGAAGCGGTTGTTTACCCTTGCAATGGTTGATAAATGA
- a CDS encoding CpaF family protein, whose protein sequence is MDKLNNQLDSFGPLKSLILDDAVEEIWINNPSRIFIARDGCSELTNLVLTKENVHDLIERLLIWGGRRLDVSNPFVDARLPDGSRLHVAIPEVTANHWAVNIRKHNNKGNTLADLVKLNSINQEIFDFLNQSVAAGLNILVSGGTQTGKTTFLNALITCIPVSERIITIEEVFELKPELPDWIALQTRTANLEGDGEISLRRLIKESLRMRPSRIIVGEVREAEALDLLVALNSGLPGMATLHANSARSAISKLQLLPLLAGENISQNFITPTIANSIDLVIQCSLDSGGRRRVVELASVTGRSEGGIVEMETLFKWNKSKYDKGLANFPAILTKRNSSSN, encoded by the coding sequence ATGGATAAGTTAAATAATCAACTAGACAGTTTTGGCCCATTAAAGAGTTTGATATTAGATGATGCAGTTGAAGAGATTTGGATTAATAATCCAAGCCGGATATTCATCGCAAGAGATGGTTGTAGTGAATTAACAAACCTGGTCTTAACTAAAGAAAATGTGCATGATCTAATTGAACGTCTACTTATCTGGGGAGGGCGCCGACTTGATGTAAGTAACCCATTTGTAGATGCTCGACTACCTGATGGCAGCAGATTGCATGTGGCAATACCTGAGGTGACCGCAAACCACTGGGCAGTAAATATCAGAAAGCACAATAACAAGGGCAACACTCTGGCTGATTTAGTAAAACTCAATTCGATTAATCAGGAGATATTTGATTTCCTCAATCAGTCAGTAGCAGCAGGATTAAATATATTGGTGAGCGGGGGAACTCAAACTGGAAAAACTACCTTTCTAAATGCTCTGATTACCTGTATTCCAGTTAGTGAACGAATAATCACAATTGAAGAGGTTTTTGAATTAAAACCCGAGCTACCTGATTGGATTGCGTTGCAAACTCGAACTGCAAATCTTGAGGGAGATGGCGAAATTTCATTGCGCAGATTAATAAAAGAATCTCTACGCATGCGACCCAGCAGAATTATTGTAGGTGAAGTTAGAGAGGCAGAAGCCCTAGACCTGTTAGTGGCTCTTAATTCTGGACTGCCAGGTATGGCCACACTTCACGCAAACTCTGCAAGGAGTGCTATAAGCAAATTGCAATTATTACCTCTACTTGCGGGGGAGAACATCTCGCAAAATTTTATAACCCCCACAATTGCAAACAGCATTGATTTAGTGATTCAGTGCTCACTTGATTCAGGCGGTAGGCGGCGAGTGGTTGAACTGGCAAGTGTTACTGGCCGTTCTGAAGGCGGCATTGTCGAAATGGAAACCTTGTTTAAGTGGAATAAGAGTAAATACGACAAGGGACTTGCCAATTTTCCAGCAATACTTACCAAGCGCAATAGCAGTAGCAATTGA
- a CDS encoding SDR family NAD(P)-dependent oxidoreductase → MSAEKKWAIVTGGSRGLGFETAKGLIAAGMHVYIIGQNPERVKESAQTLGCEYRSVDVADSKRFREVLAEINQDATNKGFGTLDILVLAHGVMSEKMSKTLRTTDEEWRRVLAINLDAVFTAINHLAPAMTEARKGRVIVYSACLGRMSGPGTHGGLAPYRISKAGVNALVKNLSYETGLGARGFLVDAICPNHCRTDMGGPDAPRSAQEGAETAIWLATRSFDAAVDKTGLLWEDQQVVDW, encoded by the coding sequence ATGAGTGCAGAAAAAAAATGGGCGATAGTTACTGGTGGATCTAGGGGCTTGGGTTTTGAAACTGCAAAGGGATTAATTGCTGCTGGTATGCATGTTTACATAATTGGTCAAAATCCTGAGCGGGTAAAAGAAAGCGCCCAAACTTTAGGATGTGAGTATCGCAGCGTTGATGTTGCTGATAGTAAAAGGTTTCGTGAAGTACTAGCTGAGATCAATCAAGATGCAACAAACAAGGGTTTTGGTACTTTAGATATTTTAGTTTTAGCTCATGGTGTTATGAGTGAGAAGATGTCTAAGACCTTGCGAACAACTGATGAAGAGTGGCGCAGAGTGTTGGCAATTAACTTAGATGCGGTATTTACCGCAATCAATCATCTAGCACCTGCCATGACGGAGGCGCGAAAGGGGAGAGTAATTGTTTACTCTGCCTGCCTAGGAAGAATGTCAGGTCCTGGAACTCATGGTGGGCTTGCGCCGTATCGAATAAGTAAAGCTGGAGTTAATGCCTTGGTTAAGAATCTTTCTTATGAGACTGGATTAGGTGCTCGCGGATTCTTGGTTGATGCAATCTGTCCAAACCATTGTCGAACCGATATGGGAGGTCCTGACGCACCAAGGAGTGCGCAAGAGGGTGCTGAAACCGCAATTTGGCTAGCAACTAGATCCTTTGATGCTGCAGTTGATAAAACTGGTTTACTTTGGGAAGACCAACAAGTAGTTGATTGGTAA